The window TGTACGTAAAGAAGGGACATTACCATATTTACGTCCAGACGGTAAAACACAAGTAACAATAGAGTACGATGAGAACGGTCAACCACTACGAGTAGATACAATTGTCATTTCTACACAACACCATCCAGAAGTGAGTAGTGATCGAATTGAGAATGACCTAAAAGAGTTAGTGATAAATAAAGTAGTTCCTCCATACTTACTTGACCGGAAAACAAAGTATTTTATTAATCCTACAGGGCGCTTTGTTATTGGCGGTCCTCAAGGGGATGCAGGTTTAACAGGTCGTAAGATTATCGTTGACACATACGGAGGTTATGCACGTCATGGCGGTGGAGCCTTCAGTGGTAAAGATCCTACAAAGGTAGACCGTTCTGGTGCTTATGCAGCTCGTTATGTTGCCAAAAACATTGTCGCAGCAGGTTTAGCGGATTCTTGTGAAGTACAACTTGCTTATGCAATCGGTGTGGCACAACCAGTATCCATTTCGATAGACACTTTTGGAACGGGGAAGGTTCCAGAGGTAAAAATGGAAGAAGGAGTACGGAAGATATTTGATCTACGTCCAGCAGGAATTATTAAAATGTTGGACCTTCGTCGTCCGATTTATCAAGATACAGCAGCTTATGGTCACTTTGGGCGTACAGATGTCCAATTTCCATGGGAAAAGGCAGACAAAGCTGAAGAATTAAAGAACGCTATCCAATAAAAGGTTGCCCAGTAGGGCAACTTTTTTTTGGAAATAACTGTACGGAAAGTTTATCGAATATAAAAAAAAATTGTGATATACTCAAATTTAGTGATGTGTATTCGAACAGTATAGAAATATAGCGTAACAGTTTGTAGCATTAACATTTTTATGAACATACGAAAGAGAGGACATGCAAATGTGTGGATTTATCGGACTGATTCGACATGAAGCAACAGAGCTGCAGCAAGAGTCAATAAATGTTTTTCAAAGACAAAATGAAATGATCACACATCGTGGTCCTGATGATGAAGGGTATTACCATAATGAATATATATCTTTTGGTTTTCGCAGGTTAAGCATTATTGATATCGACAGTGGTCATCAACCATTAAGTTATGAGAATGAACGTTATTGGATTGTGTTTAATGGAGAGATTTATAATTATGTAGAACTTAGAAATGAGTTAATTAAAGATGGCGTACAGTTCCATACAGAGTCCGATACAGAAGTTATTTTAGCGATGTTTCATCAATATGGCACAGAGACCTTCCATCAACTGCGAGGAATGTTTGCTATTTTGATTTGGGATAAAGAGAAAGAAACATTATATGGAGCACGTGACCAATTTGGGATCAAACCTTTATATTACAGTAAACAACCGGATGGAACGTATTTTTCTTC of the Salirhabdus salicampi genome contains:
- the metK gene encoding methionine adenosyltransferase; translated protein: MAIKGRLFTSESVTEGHPDKICDQISDAILDEILRHDPNARVACETTVTTGLVLVSGEISTTTYVDIPAIVRKTIKNIGYTRAKYGFDAETCAVLTAIDEQSADIAQGVNQALESREGSMTDEEIEAIGAGDQGLMFGYANNETEELMPLPISLSHKLAKRLTDVRKEGTLPYLRPDGKTQVTIEYDENGQPLRVDTIVISTQHHPEVSSDRIENDLKELVINKVVPPYLLDRKTKYFINPTGRFVIGGPQGDAGLTGRKIIVDTYGGYARHGGGAFSGKDPTKVDRSGAYAARYVAKNIVAAGLADSCEVQLAYAIGVAQPVSISIDTFGTGKVPEVKMEEGVRKIFDLRPAGIIKMLDLRRPIYQDTAAYGHFGRTDVQFPWEKADKAEELKNAIQ